From a region of the Methanobrevibacter ruminantium genome:
- a CDS encoding MarR family winged helix-turn-helix transcriptional regulator, whose protein sequence is MNGENNSDKDLKGHINHFNPNQVNNQLLFHKFIMINEILDKRNKKQNPEMKSITKGQGRLIGFLKRKDGFSTKELAEILNISVTSLNETLNKLEQQNFIRKVPSPKDKRVLLVELTEEGRAIEFKNHEDIDIFDTLSEEEKENLNEYLNRLTIALHNKFKDENPEKYEKIIKHRKEIFEKYFKEYKPHEEWAGLSNCDKK, encoded by the coding sequence ATGAATGGGGAAAATAATTCAGATAAAGATTTGAAAGGCCATATCAATCATTTTAATCCTAATCAAGTGAATAATCAATTATTGTTCCATAAATTCATTATGATAAATGAAATTCTGGATAAGAGAAATAAAAAGCAAAATCCCGAAATGAAAAGCATTACTAAGGGACAAGGCAGGTTAATTGGTTTTTTAAAAAGGAAAGATGGATTTTCCACTAAGGAATTGGCCGAAATATTGAATATAAGTGTCACTTCCCTTAATGAAACATTAAATAAGCTAGAACAGCAAAATTTCATCAGAAAAGTTCCATCCCCTAAAGACAAAAGGGTCTTGCTTGTTGAATTGACAGAAGAAGGAAGAGCAATTGAATTCAAAAATCATGAGGACATTGACATCTTTGACACTTTAAGTGAAGAGGAAAAGGAAAATCTGAATGAATATTTGAATCGTTTAACCATAGCGCTTCATAATAAATTCAAGGATGAAAACCCTGAAAAGTATGAAAAGATAATTAAACACAGAAAGGAAATCTTTGAAAAATACTTTAAGGAATATAAGCCTCATGAAGAATGGGCAGGATTGTCTAATTGTGATAAAAAATAG
- the hypA gene encoding hydrogenase maturation nickel metallochaperone HypA — MHEFAMAQGIFNTVLETARANDAIEVTEMVIEIGKLAMLNPEQLKFMLGVMCEGEELTKNAEMIIKTVDVEIKCHNCGFEGIGNVDDSDHYAPMILCPECESHRVQVINGKDITVRSISIEKEDDEN, encoded by the coding sequence ATGCACGAATTTGCTATGGCTCAAGGGATTTTCAACACAGTTTTAGAAACTGCACGGGCTAATGATGCAATTGAAGTTACTGAAATGGTTATTGAAATTGGAAAGTTGGCTATGTTAAATCCAGAACAATTGAAGTTTATGCTCGGTGTTATGTGTGAAGGTGAAGAATTAACTAAAAATGCCGAGATGATCATTAAAACTGTTGATGTTGAAATTAAATGTCACAATTGTGGCTTTGAAGGTATAGGTAATGTTGATGATAGTGACCACTATGCACCTATGATTTTATGTCCTGAATGTGAAAGTCATAGGGTTCAAGTCATAAATGGTAAAGACATTACCGTTAGAAGCATTAGTATTGAAAAAGAGGATGATGAAAATTAG
- the hypB gene encoding hydrogenase nickel incorporation protein HypB, translated as MHKIADVEIAKNIMDANDRLAHKNLHLLEDHDIFCIDFVGAIGSGKTALIEDLIDNLDEKVGVLAGDIISDFDADRIKSHNAPVVGLNTGTECHLDAHLVGHGLGDLPLDDIDYLFIENVGNLICPVDFQLGSHMRIVVVSVTEGDDTVEKHPYIFKDSNLIIINKIDLADAVGASTDKMVADAKKLNPDVKVITTSLKEGKGLDEVIEAIKDAKSHEAEHHHHHDHDHEHSHDHDHHH; from the coding sequence ATGCATAAGATTGCAGATGTAGAGATAGCAAAGAATATTATGGATGCTAATGACAGATTAGCACATAAGAATTTACATTTATTGGAAGACCACGATATATTTTGTATAGACTTCGTAGGAGCTATTGGATCTGGTAAAACAGCTCTTATTGAAGACTTAATTGATAATCTTGATGAGAAAGTCGGTGTACTTGCAGGAGATATCATAAGTGATTTTGATGCTGACAGAATCAAATCCCACAATGCACCTGTTGTCGGGTTGAACACTGGTACAGAATGTCACTTGGATGCCCATTTGGTGGGCCATGGTTTAGGTGACCTTCCTCTTGATGATATCGATTATCTTTTCATTGAAAATGTAGGTAATTTAATCTGTCCTGTTGACTTCCAATTAGGTTCTCATATGAGAATTGTTGTTGTCAGTGTTACTGAAGGTGATGACACTGTAGAAAAACACCCTTACATTTTCAAAGACTCTAACTTGATTATCATCAATAAGATTGATTTAGCTGATGCTGTTGGTGCAAGCACTGATAAAATGGTTGCTGATGCTAAGAAACTTAATCCTGATGTAAAAGTCATTACAACCAGCTTAAAAGAAGGTAAAGGATTAGATGAAGTGATTGAAGCTATTAAAGATGCTAAATCTCACGAAGCTGAACATCACCATCATCATGACCACGACCATGAGCACAGTCATGATCATGACCATCATCATTAA
- a CDS encoding DUF354 domain-containing protein: MKIWIDISNAPHVRFFKDVIKYFENEGEDVLVTARKFGDIHKLMDMYDIDFVSVGKHGVTLEEKLKESAQRVVDLADLVSGENFDVALSKHSIELPRVAFGLAIPSLFVLDNEHAMAANKLTLPLCSKIIVPSIIDEWKLMQYGANPNDIIKYNGTSELMHFNNFKFNENVFDDLGLDLPLQKTILMRPEPSLASYLNTDCRKSVLSPVVDVLKEYANILILPRFKEQAEIFEGIKNVTILKPPVDTSSIIKACDLVIGAGGTMNREAAILQTPVISCYPGDTLSVDQFYVDNGLMYRTTDLEDITQQALSFIVNPHEPIELKTDNLFELIVNKTHELGNSKK; this comes from the coding sequence ATGAAAATATGGATTGATATATCAAATGCTCCTCATGTAAGATTTTTTAAAGATGTCATTAAGTATTTTGAAAATGAGGGAGAGGATGTTTTAGTCACTGCACGTAAATTCGGTGACATTCATAAATTAATGGATATGTATGATATTGATTTTGTATCTGTAGGTAAGCATGGGGTCACATTGGAAGAAAAGCTTAAGGAAAGTGCACAGCGTGTTGTGGACTTGGCAGACCTTGTTTCCGGTGAAAACTTTGATGTGGCATTGTCAAAGCATTCCATTGAACTTCCAAGGGTAGCATTTGGTCTTGCAATTCCAAGTCTTTTTGTTCTGGATAATGAGCATGCAATGGCTGCAAATAAGTTGACTCTTCCATTATGCAGCAAGATTATAGTTCCAAGCATTATCGATGAATGGAAATTAATGCAGTATGGTGCAAATCCAAATGATATCATCAAGTATAACGGAACTTCCGAGCTTATGCACTTTAACAATTTTAAGTTTAATGAGAATGTCTTTGATGATTTGGGATTAGACTTGCCACTTCAAAAGACTATCTTAATGAGACCTGAACCGTCTCTTGCTTCTTATTTGAATACTGATTGCAGAAAATCTGTTTTATCTCCAGTTGTAGATGTCCTAAAGGAATATGCTAATATTCTTATTCTTCCTAGATTTAAAGAGCAAGCAGAGATTTTTGAAGGAATCAAGAATGTAACAATCCTTAAGCCACCTGTTGACACTTCAAGCATAATTAAGGCATGTGATCTTGTAATTGGTGCAGGTGGAACAATGAATAGGGAAGCGGCTATTCTACAGACTCCTGTCATTTCATGTTATCCTGGAGACACATTATCTGTAGACCAGTTTTATGTGGATAATGGTTTGATGTATAGGACAACTGATTTAGAGGATATTACTCAACAGGCATTAAGCTTTATAGTAAATCCTCATGAACCAATTGAACTTAAAACAGACAATTTATTTGAACTTATTGTAAATAAGACTCACGAATTAGGAAATTCTAAAAAGTAA